ACTTCTTCCTGGCAGAAGTGACGGCGCAAGGCAGGCGTCGAGTAATCAAAGAAGCCGAAGTTCTTGGGCTTCTTGAGCTTATAGGCGTACTCGCCCGCCAGCACCACTGCCGAGGCGTGGGTCTGGATGACCGGGATCGGTTCAGGCACAGCGAGGGGAAAGGCGTCTGGACGCGCCAGCGCCTTCAGCAAAGCCGCAAAATCGGGTGCAGCCTGCTCTGCTGGCGCTCGTTCCTCAGCTCCTGGCATAGCGACTTTACCGGCCAGTGTAGTCTGGCTCTCTCCCTTCTGAAAGTCCCATCAGCAGATGCGCGGTAAAGGGTCTCCTACGAGCATATCCAGCACCCGCGTTCCGCCAATGTCCGTGCGCATAAAGACCGTGCCCGCTGGCCCGATCTGCACCGTACCAATGATGGCCGCCTCCTGCCCCAGCGGATGGGCACGCATAGCGGCCAGGGCAGCGTGAGCCGCCTCTGGGGCAACCACCGCCAATGCCTTTCCTTCATTGGCAATCGTCAGTGGGTCCAGACCCAACATCTCGCAGGCGCCCCGAACCTCGGGGCGCACTGGAATGGCTGGCTCATCAAGCGCGATAGCGACCTGGGAGCCGAGCGCCATCTCATTCAAGGTCGTTGCCACGCCGCCACGTGTCGGGTCTTTCAAGCAGTGCAGGCCATCCTCTGCCGCATCCAGCAGCGCAGCCACCAGGGTATGAAGCGGCGCGGTGTCGCTCTCTATGGTTGTCTCCATATCGAGCGCCTCGCGGGCCAGCATGACCGCAATGCCGTGATCGCCAATTGGCCCGCTGAGCAATACCCTGTCTCCTGGTTGCAGCTGCGCCTGACCCATCGGCCATCTGGCCCGCACAATGCCTATTCCCGTCGTATTGATAAACACTCCGTCGGCCTTGCCCCGCTGGACGACCTTGGTATCGCCCGCCACGATGGAGACGCCAGCATCAGCCGCTGCCGCTGCCATCGAGGTCACGATGCGACGCAGGTCGGCAATTGGAAACCCTTCCTCCAGAATGAAGCCCGCTGAGAGGTAAAGAGGCTTGGCGGCTGCCATCGCCAGATCATTGATCGTGCCATGCACAGCCAGCTTCCCAATGTCTCCGCCAGGAAAGAACAGCGGATTGACGACATAGGAGTCGGTGGTGAAAGCCAGGCGGGGGCTGAGTACATCGGGAGTGAAGGTAGCCGCATCATCCAACGGCTCCAGCAGTGGGTTGGAGAAGGCAGGAGCAAACACGCCCTCTATCAGATTGTGCGTGGCCTTGCCGCCGCTGCCATGACTGAGGGTGATATGCTCATCACGCAGATAGAACTTGTGTCGGCGCGCCTGCCGCACGCGCTCAATCTTCTCGATGACCTCAGCCATATCATGATGCTGCCCGCTTTCTTGTATAGGTTTGCTCATAGGAACCCTCCTCAGCGCGCTGCTGGCCTGAGATCACTCATGGGGAGCGTAGCGCGTTCGGTCGCCATTGAGAAGCGGCCATAGTTGAAATAGGCGGCGCAGGCTCCTTCCGATGAAACCATACAGGTGCCAATCGGCGTCTCTGGGGTGCAAGCCGTGCCAAAGACCTGGCATTCCCAGGGTTTGATGGCCCCCTTGAGCACCTCGCCGCACTGGCAGGCTTTCGGGTCGGCCACGCGAATACCAGGCACCGCGAAGCGCAGCTCAGCATCCCAATCGGCGAACTCAGGGCGCAGCTTCAGCGCGCTCTCGGCAATGGTGCCCAGCCCGCGCCACTCAAAAATTGGACGAAGCATCATGGTTTCCGCCATGACGGCAAGGGCCTTCACGTTGCCTTCAGGTCGGACGACGCGCACATACTGATTTTCCACCTCCGCGCGGCCCTTGCTGATCTGCTTCACCAGCATCTGGATGGACTGGATCATATCGAGCGGCTCAAAGCCAGAAATGACCACTGGCTTGTGGTGGTCGCGGGCGATAAACTCGTATGGCCGTATGCCAATGACCATGCTGACATGGCCGGGGCCGACAAAGCCATCCAGATGCAGATCGGGCGAGACCAGCAGAGCCTGGAGCGCCGGTATAACGTTGATGTGGTTGCAGAATATCGAAAAGTTCTTGACGCCTTCGGCTCTCGCGCGCAGCAGCGTTATGGCCGTTGAGGGGGCGGTCGTCTCAAAGCCAATCGCGAAGAAAACGACCTGACGATCAGGGTTCTGGCTGGCGATCTTCAGAGCATCGAGGGGCGAATAGACGAAACGCACATCTGCGCCGTCTGCCCTG
The DNA window shown above is from Ktedonobacterales bacterium and carries:
- the hypE gene encoding hydrogenase expression/formation protein HypE, yielding MSKPIQESGQHHDMAEVIEKIERVRQARRHKFYLRDEHITLSHGSGGKATHNLIEGVFAPAFSNPLLEPLDDAATFTPDVLSPRLAFTTDSYVVNPLFFPGGDIGKLAVHGTINDLAMAAAKPLYLSAGFILEEGFPIADLRRIVTSMAAAAADAGVSIVAGDTKVVQRGKADGVFINTTGIGIVRARWPMGQAQLQPGDRVLLSGPIGDHGIAVMLAREALDMETTIESDTAPLHTLVAALLDAAEDGLHCLKDPTRGGVATTLNEMALGSQVAIALDEPAIPVRPEVRGACEMLGLDPLTIANEGKALAVVAPEAAHAALAAMRAHPLGQEAAIIGTVQIGPAGTVFMRTDIGGTRVLDMLVGDPLPRIC
- the hypD gene encoding hydrogenase formation protein HypD, with the protein product MKYVDEYRDSALAGQVAAEIARLSGDRPLKFMEVCGGHTHTIYKYGIEDLLPRTIDMVHGPGCPVCVLPMGRIDDAISMARTDGVIFTTFGDMMRVPGSKGSLLDARADGADVRFVYSPLDALKIASQNPDRQVVFFAIGFETTAPSTAITLLRARAEGVKNFSIFCNHINVIPALQALLVSPDLHLDGFVGPGHVSMVIGIRPYEFIARDHHKPVVISGFEPLDMIQSIQMLVKQISKGRAEVENQYVRVVRPEGNVKALAVMAETMMLRPIFEWRGLGTIAESALKLRPEFADWDAELRFAVPGIRVADPKACQCGEVLKGAIKPWECQVFGTACTPETPIGTCMVSSEGACAAYFNYGRFSMATERATLPMSDLRPAAR